Proteins from one Malania oleifera isolate guangnan ecotype guangnan chromosome 4, ASM2987363v1, whole genome shotgun sequence genomic window:
- the LOC131154488 gene encoding putative pentatricopeptide repeat-containing protein At5g08310, mitochondrial → MKAHMAECNFRKPHLRSLRCFTRKPQRRLSEPSNGAAKIRKNPLFCRSNRAHQPTCAVSSLHLLSEASLFQHLRPLCTNSFNPPVASDTVKIIDELISIFTKRTFSPDNLELKNLGTRLTPNIVESVLKGLKSWEIAHVFFSWASNQYGYKHNCYTYNAMAAILSRVRQNAPLRLLATDMVNSRCSMTPGALGFLMRCLGSQGLVEEAIELFDEVKKMGLCFPNNYSYNCLLDAISKSNKVDLIEVRLKEMREMGWELDKYTLTPVLRAYCNGGKFGKALEVFNQIFERGWVDTHVLSILALSFSKWGEVDKAFELIESLEDHNVRLNEKTFFILIHGFVKGSRVDKALQLFDKMQKLGYVPDVSVYDVLIGALCKNKELEKALCLYSEMKKFGIHPDVGILTKLISSFPEAEMTRFLEERRQGLDAEDMTLLYNAVLICLVNNDSGEKAYHLLQATLGNKFQGDVEVSYLFKGKEVAHPDTTSFSIVINCLCETGRLDMALGLFRDMVRTGCKLNVLLYNNLINGLCNCDRLEESFELLREMKSSGFKPTQFTHNSIFGCLCRREDVEGALNLLREMRVCGHEPWIKYYTLLVKQLCEHGRVVEACNFIAKMGQEGFFPDIIGYSAVIDGFLKIQEVDRALELFRNLFASGYCADVVAYNILINGLCKAKRMSEAQDLLHEMLKKRVVPSVITYNLLIDGWCKNGDIERAILCLSRMIEEEKVPTVVTYTTLIDGLCNAGRPDDALNLWNEMGEKGCSPNRIAFIALIHGLCKCDRPDAALVYFHEMKQKGMRPDTFVYVGLINAFLCSLNTSSAFEILKEMIQEGSIPGPLDKNYMLLREAIIKMSQDARTTSNVKKLIAEGSIATISLSNIAS, encoded by the coding sequence ATGAAAGCTCATATGGCAGAATGCAACTTTCGGAAGCCACATCTTCGATCTCTTCGCTGCTTCACCCGGAAACCGCAGCGCAGGCTTTCGGAACCTAGCAATGGCGCTGCCAAGATTCGCAAGAACCCATTGTTTTGTCGAAGCAATCGAGCCCACCAACCTACCTGCGCTGTTTCATCTCTTCATTTGCTCTCGGAAGCCTCTCTGTTCCAGCACTTGAGACCCCTATGCACCAATTCCTTTAACCCGCCTGTTGCTTCAGATACTGTAAAGATTATTGATGAGCTGATTTCCATATTCACAAAGCGAACATTTTCCCCAGACAACCTCGAATTGAAGAATTTGGGAACGAGGCTCACTCCTAATATCGTTGAGTCTGTGTTGAAAGGTCTGAAGAGTTGGGAAATAGCGCACGTCTTCTTTTCTTGGGCTTCGAATCAATATGGGTACAAGCACAATTGTTACACTTACAATGCCATGGCGGCGATTCTATCTCGTGTTCGACAGAATGCTCCACTGAGATTGTTGGCGACGGATATGGTCAATTCTCGCTGCTCGATGACTCCAGGGGCTTTGGGTTTCTTAATGAGGTGCTTGGGTAGTCAGGGGTTGGTGGAAGAAGCCATTGAGCTCTTTGATGAAGTTAAAAAGATGGGTCTTTGTTTTCCGAATAATTACAGCTATAATTGTCTTTTAGATGCTATTTCTAAGTCAAATAAAGTTGATTTGATCGAGGTAAGATTGAAAGAAATGCGTGAAATGGGGTGGGAACTTGATAAGTACACGCTGACCCCGGTCTTGCGGGCTTATTGCAATGGCGGAAAGTTTGGAAAAGCTCTGGAAGTTTTCAATCAAATATTTGAGAGGGGTTGGGTTGATACCCATGTTTTGTCGATCTTAGCCCTTTCATTTAGCAAATGGGGTGAGGTGGATAAAGCATTTGAGTTAATTGAAAGTTTGGAAGATCACAATGTAAGACTGAATGAAaagacattttttattttgattcatGGGTTTGTGAAGGGATCGAGGGTTGATAAGGCTCTCCAATTGTTTGATAAAATGCAAAAACTGGGTTATGTTCCTGATGTTTCAGTCTATGATGTGCTTATTGGAGCGCTGTGCAAGAATAAAGAGCTGGAGAAGGCCTTGTGTTTGTATTCGGAGATGAAGAAATTTGGGATTCATCCCGATGTTGGAATACTTACAAAGCTTATATCATCATTTCCTGAAGCAGAAATGACTCGGTTTCTTGAGGAAAGACGGCAAGGTTTAGATGCTGAAGATATGACTTTGCTATACAATGCTGTTTTGATTTGTCTTGTCAACAATGATTCAGGGGAAAAAGCTTACCATCTGCTTCAGGCAACACTGGGAAATAAATTTCAAGGTGATGTTGAGGTCAGCTATCTCTTCAAGGGGAAGGAAGTAGCTCATCCAGATACTACTTCTTTTAGTATTGTTATTAATTGTTTATGCGAGACTGGTAGGTTGGATATGGCCCTAGGCCTCTTCCGAGATATGGTTCGAACTGGCTGTAAATTAAATGTATTGCTTTATAATAATCTAATTAACGGGCTGTGCAATTGTGATAGATTGGAGGAAAGTTTTGAGCTTCTGAGAGAAATGAAGAGTTCAGGATTCAAACCTACACAATTCACTCACAACTCCATATTTGGGTGTCTTTGTAGAAGAGAGGATGTTGAAGGGGCTCTTAACCTGTTGAGGGAGATGCGTGTTTGTGGACATGAACCATGGATAAAATATTATACGTTGCTTGTTAAACAGTTGTGTGAACATGGAAGAGTAGTGGAAGCTTgtaattttattgctaaaatggGCCAAGAAGGTTTCTTCCCTGATATAATTGGATATTCTGCTGTCATTGATGGTTTTCTGAAGATCCAAGAAGTGGATCGAGCTTTGGAGCTATTCAGAAACCTTTTTGCTAGTGGCTATTGTGCCGATGTGGTTGCTTATAACATTTTGATAAATGGGCTTTGTAAGGCTAAAAGAATGTCAGAAGCTCAGGATCTACTACATGAGATGCTGAAAAAGAGGGTTGTGCCCTCGGTTATTACCTACAACTTACTGATTGATGGATGGTGCAAAAATGGTGATATTGAGAGGGCGATTCTTTGCCTTTCTAGGATGATTGAAGAAGAAAAGGTGCCTACTGTAGTTACCTACACGACTTTGATAGATGGGCTATGCAATGCTGGAAGGCCTGATGATGCTCTCAATCTTTGGAATGAAATGGGGGAAAAGGGGTGTTCTCCAAACAGAATTGCTTTTATAGCTCTCATTCATGGTCTTTGCAAATGTGACAGGCCAGATGCAGCTCTAGtttattttcatgagatgaaacAAAAGGGAATGAGGCCTGACACATTTGTCTATGTAGGATTAATAAATGCCTTTCTATGTAGTCTAAACACCTCCTCGGCTTTTGAGATATTGAAAGAAATGATTCAGGAGGGAAGTATTCCAGGCCCGCTGGATAAGAACTATATGCTTTTAAGAGAAGCGATAATTAAAATGTCCCAAGATGCAAGAACTACTTCCAATGTTAAAAAACTTATTGCAGAGGGCAGCATTGCAACAATTAGTCTTTCAAATATTGCATCTTAA